In one window of Denticeps clupeoides chromosome 2, fDenClu1.1, whole genome shotgun sequence DNA:
- the enkur gene encoding enkurin isoform X2 codes for MSSTVCPPESIYNLIPREEVKDDKPPRYMSKFREQTKLERQANKAASRTMGPAKVEAPAPEKFLLKHSKEPRLPDKKPFSYPDNTARKAPLPVNTDPAGAGSSARKDFVKTNAMETIAATARRPQPVYADTKTGHKNLLENSGLVPKYLKKKDFGQTPDYILQRREEARRAQQQFDRYVAEHVEQGSMKQLSREEKDAILQVHSLADLKVAPCSQPGFSSSVSLFHSPGSQAEMGRAEPPVPGPVRRHGYGPQEEPQGAPGAGDEAAGKGHCGHGAPQDHLHLQQLEQGWTCNADLFEKHAVSLQNGEIKT; via the exons ATGTCCAGCACGGTGTGTCCTCCAGAGAGCATCTACAACCTCATACCCCGAGAGGAGGTGAAAGACGACAAACCGCCCAG ataCATGTCAAAGTTTAGAGAACAAACCAAGCTGGAGCGGCAGGCGAACAAAGCAGCGAGCAGAACCATGGGTCCAGCGAAGGTGGAGGCTCCTGCTCCTGAGAAGTTCCTGCTGAAGCACAGCAAGGAGCCCCGGCTTCCCGACA AAAAGCCCTTTTCATACCCAGACAACACGGCGAGAAAAGCCCCGCTGCCGGTCAACACCGACCCGGCTGGTGCGGGCAGCTCGGCCAGAAAAGACTTCGTGAAGACCAACGCCATGGAGACCATCGCTGCGACGGCGCGCAGGCCGCAGCCGGTCTACGCCGACACCAAAACCGGGCACAAGAACCTGCTGGAGAACTCCGGCCTGGTCCCGAAGTACCTGAAGAAAAAG GACTTCGGCCAGACCCCCGACTACATCCTGCAGCGGCGGGAGGAGGCCCGGCGGGCCCAGCAGCAGTTCGACCGCTACGTGGCGGAGCACGTGGAGCAGGGCAGCATGAAGCAGCTGTCCCGCGAGGAGAAGGACGCCATCCTGCAGGTACACTCGCTCGCTGACCTGAAGGTGGCGCCGTGTTCTCAGCCCGGGTTCAGCTCTTCTGTCTCCCTGTTTCATTCACCAGGGTCTCAAGCAGAAATGGGCCGAGCTGAACCACCAGTACCAGGGCCTGTCCGTCGTCACGGATACGGCCCCCAAGAAGAACCGCAAGGAGCGCCTGGAGCAGGAGATGAAGCAGCTGGAAAAGGACATTGCGGTCATGGAGCGCCACAAGACCATCTACATCTCCAGCAGCTAGAGCAGGGCTGGACGTGTAATGCCGATCTGTTCGAGAAACACGCTGTATCTCTGCAAAACGGCGAAATAAAGACCTGA
- the enkur gene encoding enkurin isoform X1 → MSSTVCPPESIYNLIPREEVKDDKPPRYMSKFREQTKLERQANKAASRTMGPAKVEAPAPEKFLLKHSKEPRLPDKKPFSYPDNTARKAPLPVNTDPAGAGSSARKDFVKTNAMETIAATARRPQPVYADTKTGHKNLLENSGLVPKYLKKKVREKRMAREMAFKTDAWLLQDFGQTPDYILQRREEARRAQQQFDRYVAEHVEQGSMKQLSREEKDAILQVHSLADLKVAPCSQPGFSSSVSLFHSPGSQAEMGRAEPPVPGPVRRHGYGPQEEPQGAPGAGDEAAGKGHCGHGAPQDHLHLQQLEQGWTCNADLFEKHAVSLQNGEIKT, encoded by the exons ATGTCCAGCACGGTGTGTCCTCCAGAGAGCATCTACAACCTCATACCCCGAGAGGAGGTGAAAGACGACAAACCGCCCAG ataCATGTCAAAGTTTAGAGAACAAACCAAGCTGGAGCGGCAGGCGAACAAAGCAGCGAGCAGAACCATGGGTCCAGCGAAGGTGGAGGCTCCTGCTCCTGAGAAGTTCCTGCTGAAGCACAGCAAGGAGCCCCGGCTTCCCGACA AAAAGCCCTTTTCATACCCAGACAACACGGCGAGAAAAGCCCCGCTGCCGGTCAACACCGACCCGGCTGGTGCGGGCAGCTCGGCCAGAAAAGACTTCGTGAAGACCAACGCCATGGAGACCATCGCTGCGACGGCGCGCAGGCCGCAGCCGGTCTACGCCGACACCAAAACCGGGCACAAGAACCTGCTGGAGAACTCCGGCCTGGTCCCGAAGTACCTGAAGAAAAAGGTGAGAGAGAAGCGAATGGCGCGAGAAATGGCATTTAAAACGGACGCGTGGCTTCTCCAGGACTTCGGCCAGACCCCCGACTACATCCTGCAGCGGCGGGAGGAGGCCCGGCGGGCCCAGCAGCAGTTCGACCGCTACGTGGCGGAGCACGTGGAGCAGGGCAGCATGAAGCAGCTGTCCCGCGAGGAGAAGGACGCCATCCTGCAGGTACACTCGCTCGCTGACCTGAAGGTGGCGCCGTGTTCTCAGCCCGGGTTCAGCTCTTCTGTCTCCCTGTTTCATTCACCAGGGTCTCAAGCAGAAATGGGCCGAGCTGAACCACCAGTACCAGGGCCTGTCCGTCGTCACGGATACGGCCCCCAAGAAGAACCGCAAGGAGCGCCTGGAGCAGGAGATGAAGCAGCTGGAAAAGGACATTGCGGTCATGGAGCGCCACAAGACCATCTACATCTCCAGCAGCTAGAGCAGGGCTGGACGTGTAATGCCGATCTGTTCGAGAAACACGCTGTATCTCTGCAAAACGGCGAAATAAAGACCTGA
- the enkur gene encoding enkurin isoform X4, protein MSSTVCPPESIYNLIPREEVKDDKPPRYMSKFREQTKLERQANKAASRTMGPAKVEAPAPEKFLLKHSKEPRLPDKKPFSYPDNTARKAPLPVNTDPAGAGSSARKDFVKTNAMETIAATARRPQPVYADTKTGHKNLLENSGLVPKYLKKKDFGQTPDYILQRREEARRAQQQFDRYVAEHVEQGSMKQLSREEKDAILQGLKQKWAELNHQYQGLSVVTDTAPKKNRKERLEQEMKQLEKDIAVMERHKTIYISSS, encoded by the exons ATGTCCAGCACGGTGTGTCCTCCAGAGAGCATCTACAACCTCATACCCCGAGAGGAGGTGAAAGACGACAAACCGCCCAG ataCATGTCAAAGTTTAGAGAACAAACCAAGCTGGAGCGGCAGGCGAACAAAGCAGCGAGCAGAACCATGGGTCCAGCGAAGGTGGAGGCTCCTGCTCCTGAGAAGTTCCTGCTGAAGCACAGCAAGGAGCCCCGGCTTCCCGACA AAAAGCCCTTTTCATACCCAGACAACACGGCGAGAAAAGCCCCGCTGCCGGTCAACACCGACCCGGCTGGTGCGGGCAGCTCGGCCAGAAAAGACTTCGTGAAGACCAACGCCATGGAGACCATCGCTGCGACGGCGCGCAGGCCGCAGCCGGTCTACGCCGACACCAAAACCGGGCACAAGAACCTGCTGGAGAACTCCGGCCTGGTCCCGAAGTACCTGAAGAAAAAG GACTTCGGCCAGACCCCCGACTACATCCTGCAGCGGCGGGAGGAGGCCCGGCGGGCCCAGCAGCAGTTCGACCGCTACGTGGCGGAGCACGTGGAGCAGGGCAGCATGAAGCAGCTGTCCCGCGAGGAGAAGGACGCCATCCTGCAG GGTCTCAAGCAGAAATGGGCCGAGCTGAACCACCAGTACCAGGGCCTGTCCGTCGTCACGGATACGGCCCCCAAGAAGAACCGCAAGGAGCGCCTGGAGCAGGAGATGAAGCAGCTGGAAAAGGACATTGCGGTCATGGAGCGCCACAAGACCATCTACATCTCCAGCAGCTAG
- the enkur gene encoding enkurin isoform X3, with protein MSSTVCPPESIYNLIPREEVKDDKPPRYMSKFREQTKLERQANKAASRTMGPAKVEAPAPEKFLLKHSKEPRLPDKKPFSYPDNTARKAPLPVNTDPAGAGSSARKDFVKTNAMETIAATARRPQPVYADTKTGHKNLLENSGLVPKYLKKKVREKRMAREMAFKTDAWLLQDFGQTPDYILQRREEARRAQQQFDRYVAEHVEQGSMKQLSREEKDAILQGLKQKWAELNHQYQGLSVVTDTAPKKNRKERLEQEMKQLEKDIAVMERHKTIYISSS; from the exons ATGTCCAGCACGGTGTGTCCTCCAGAGAGCATCTACAACCTCATACCCCGAGAGGAGGTGAAAGACGACAAACCGCCCAG ataCATGTCAAAGTTTAGAGAACAAACCAAGCTGGAGCGGCAGGCGAACAAAGCAGCGAGCAGAACCATGGGTCCAGCGAAGGTGGAGGCTCCTGCTCCTGAGAAGTTCCTGCTGAAGCACAGCAAGGAGCCCCGGCTTCCCGACA AAAAGCCCTTTTCATACCCAGACAACACGGCGAGAAAAGCCCCGCTGCCGGTCAACACCGACCCGGCTGGTGCGGGCAGCTCGGCCAGAAAAGACTTCGTGAAGACCAACGCCATGGAGACCATCGCTGCGACGGCGCGCAGGCCGCAGCCGGTCTACGCCGACACCAAAACCGGGCACAAGAACCTGCTGGAGAACTCCGGCCTGGTCCCGAAGTACCTGAAGAAAAAGGTGAGAGAGAAGCGAATGGCGCGAGAAATGGCATTTAAAACGGACGCGTGGCTTCTCCAGGACTTCGGCCAGACCCCCGACTACATCCTGCAGCGGCGGGAGGAGGCCCGGCGGGCCCAGCAGCAGTTCGACCGCTACGTGGCGGAGCACGTGGAGCAGGGCAGCATGAAGCAGCTGTCCCGCGAGGAGAAGGACGCCATCCTGCAG GGTCTCAAGCAGAAATGGGCCGAGCTGAACCACCAGTACCAGGGCCTGTCCGTCGTCACGGATACGGCCCCCAAGAAGAACCGCAAGGAGCGCCTGGAGCAGGAGATGAAGCAGCTGGAAAAGGACATTGCGGTCATGGAGCGCCACAAGACCATCTACATCTCCAGCAGCTAG